A segment of the Rhizoctonia solani chromosome 12, complete sequence genome:
GTAATCAATGAAGAAATGGGCCGAGACCAAATAAACATGGAAAGGCTCGTCGCAATCCAGAGGAACATGATGAGTGGAGCTGGAAAAGAGCATAAATTATAAAATAAGATTGTCACTGTAATTAATTGACCTTGcgaatgtatgcgcgttACTTGGTGTAGTAACTTTGCTGGTACGTACCGAATGTGGCACGGGCGACTTTTAGCGCCCTGTAAATACGTCAATGGGTCATATTTCGAGTGATCTTTTGGCGACAGAAATTGTAGCCAACATCTACGCATGGATGCTGGGAATGAACGGTTTAatgatgcatatatgtatgtAACATTGAATCCTTGCTAATCTTACAAGAAGTTACTGGGTCCTCTCTTACGGATGCCCCCATGATGCCTGATGTAGGATCGACATACAAAACAAAAAATAGAAATACAGTATAGTGTCATTTTTGTTACATAAAAAACAGCAAAGAGTGTGTCCTGAAGTCTGGGAAGTAATTTACgtgtgtataaatacaaaATTCCGGTCGGTTGTATGACATGGGTCGATGCATGCGGGTTTATAAAAAATATGTGCTCCCTGTGAGGCTCGAACTCACGACCTTTGGATTGCGTAACCAAGATATTTGATTACTCATACTCGAGATATGAGACCAACGCTCTACCAACTGAGCCAAGGAAGCTTGAAACAACTTCGGAGCTATGCGTATATAATCATGTTGCCCTGCTGTGGCCAAGTATCTGTGGCACATTAGATTTGGCTATGACTTACGTGCCTGACATTCACCACGCCCATGCCGTTCGGGGAAATCATCATCGGCTCACCAGGGAGCGGGAAATCGACATACGCGTTCGGGAAGCAGCAGGTCCGTTTCTCCCTGCTATCTACACAAAAATTATGATTTACCCCCTACCCCAGCTCTTGACAGCTCTCCAACGCCCAATCGCGGTTGTAAACCTCGACCCAGCCAACGATCACGTACCCTACAAATGTGACATAGACATTGCATCCCTCATCTCTCTCCAAGACGCCATGGATGAACATGGGCTGGGTCCTAACGGCGGGATGCTCTACTGCATGGAATACCTTGAGGCCAATTTTGACTGGCTTGAAGAGCAACTCCAATCTCAGAATCTGTTAAACGGGGACTCATACGTCGTGTTTGACGTTCCCGGACAAGTCGAGCTGAGCTCTGATCATGGGAGTTTGAAGAGCATCGTCGGAAAATTGGAGAAACTTGGGTTTCGGGTGCGTGTGTCTGTTTGATCGTTTTGAAGGAGGTTTTTTTTTGACGGTGCGAGGGATGGTAGGTTAGCTAGCTGCTGTACATTTATGCGATGCGTACTATGTCACAGATGCTGCAAAATATGTTTCGGTGTTGTTGCTTTCGTTGAGGACGATGTTGCACATGGGACTACCTCATGTGAATGTTCTTTCCAAGTTGGACTTATTGTCGAGATATGGGGAATTGGGTAAGCAGTTCTCTCTCACTGCGTCTGTCGAAACTCATATCCTGTCAGACTTTAATCTCGACTTTTATACCGAAGTTCAAGATCTATCGTACCTTCAGAACGTTCTATCCTCATCCCATCCTCGATTCTCGGCTCTGAACGAAGCAATATGTGGACTAGTCGAAGACTTCAGTCTGGTTGCCTTTGAAACACTGGCAGTCGAAGTATGCCTTTGCTAGTCAAAAGAGCGCTCAGACTGACACCTTGGTAGGATAAGCAATCCATGTTACATCTTACGCGAACTATCGATCGAATCCTTGGCTATGTATTTGTTCAAGCACCTCAAACCGATGGAAATGCGCCTCAAGGTATAGGAACACTCCGACCCAACCAAGATGCATTATTTACTTCGGCGATGGGAGCATTACCGGGTCATAGTATCCAGGGCATACAGGAGAGGTGCGTTATCCCCGTCTACGAATTCTCCCACTAAAGTGCCCCAATAGATGGGTAGAAGCCGAGAAGAGTATGATGCGTGGGAGTCAAGGGAGTGGCGAAAGGAGGGAGAGGAGGCCACCCGACGCGAAGGTCAAAATAAATAGAATTAAGAGTGTACAACACGATTATAAGACATTGTTCagtcttcttcttccttttccttttcctcttcctcttcctcttcgctTTCCGCTTTGCGAGCCTTCTTCTTGGACGCAGGCTTGGATTTCGAAGTAGGTTTGGATTCTTTGGGCTCTTTCGAGGACGAGGTTCTAGGAGAATGTGAGGAGTGTGGCATATGACGAATGTGAGCGACGTACTTGGTTGTGGTTTTAACAGTCCTAGTGGTTTTTATGGCTCTGGAGCTGCTCCCAACATTAAGTTCGTTCAGCGCTTGGGATATGGCCTCATGGGCATTTACAAGGCCCATAAACTAAGATTCGTTAGTCCTGGTGATGAAAGCGTGCTGCTCGGGCTTGCCTGTTCTTCTGATAATGAGATTCCCTTCTTACCAGGCTTCAACTCTCCGCTAGCCTTGTCCGTGTACATCTGCGTCATAACAATGAGATTGTGATCGAGCGACCATGAATAGCGGGCCCACCTCACGGACATCTACCAGCTTTAATCCATTGAAGGATCGAACTGTCACGCGCCGTTTCCCGCTTATCTGGTGAACTGTTATGCGATACTTCAAGCTTCAACAATCAACTCACCTCGAAATAAGTATTCCCTTCCGCATCGGTGTGTTTATCTGGGATAGGGACAGTAACAGTACCGGAAGCAGGTTTTTTCTTGAGGACTGGAGCCTCCTCAGTGCTCGACTCTTCTCCAGATTCGTCTTTGCGAGTGCGCTTGGCAGGCATGTTGAATGTGGCGGCGATATCGAGAACGCGTGCTTGAGACCGGCGCTTAATGTAGGGTCCAAAGCTTATATGATACACATGATTTTAGATGCGCGTCGCGCACGAACCGTTCTTCACTCCGACGATACATCACGATGCAGCGAGGCCTACCTATGGTAAGTGACTTTATAAACAAAATCTAGCAAAGAACTCATATCTCAACAGCAACCGACTGTAATCCTTCTCAAAGAAGGTACAGACACGTCTCAGGGCAAAGGTCAATTGCTCTCCAATATCTCTGCATGTCTGGCAGTGGCCGACACGCTCTCTTCTACTCTGGGGCCTCGTGGAATGGACAAGCTGATTGTATCTGACCGAGGAGAGGCTGAAATTACTAACGACGGAGCGACTATTCTCAAATTGCTGGACATCGTACACCCGGCTGCTAAAACTCTCGTTGACATTGCACGCGCCCAGGATGCCGAAGTTGGTGATGGAACTACTAGTGTCGTACTCTTAGCTGCTCAGATCCTCAAAGAGTCGCGTTCATATATTGAAGAGGGAGTGAGCCCACATATTATTATCAAGGGTTTGCGCAAAGCAGCACAATTGGTAAGCGCCGCGTTTGGCAGATTAATCGGTGCTGATGTTCGTTTGCAGGCTATCGATCgtatcaaggaagtccaaatCGTGATAGATAAATCGGACCCAGCGTAAGTCATTAAACCAATACAATATGTTCCTGAACCCATTGTCCATAGTAAATACGACGACCTCCTCATCAAATGTGCATCAACCTCTATGTCTTCTAAACTTATTCACTCCCAAAAACCGTTCTTCTCTCGAATGGTTGTCGATGCTGTCAAATGCTTGGACCAAAACGACCTTGATGAGAGTCTTATTGGTGTCAAAAAAGTCCCTGGCGGTGGTCTCCAAGATTCTCTCCTCGTTCGCGGCGTAGCTTTCAAAAAGACCTTTACCTATGCTGGCGCCGAACAGCAGCCAAAGATGTTCGCGAACCCCAAGATTGTTTGCCTTAATGTCGAACTCGAGCTTAAAGCTGAAAAGGACAATGCGGAAGTCCGGGTCGAAGCAGTATCGGATTATCAAGCCATCGTCGACGCCGAATGGCAAATTATCTACGACAAACTGGACCGGATCCACAAGACAGGAGCCCAGGTCGTTTTGTCTAAGCTTCCCATCGGAGACTTGGCGACTCAGTGGTTTGCGGATCGCGGAGTTTTCTGCGCGGGCCGTGTCCCTGCCGATGATCTCCGTCGCGTTACCCAGGCTGTTGGCGGCACAGTACAGAGCACCACTTCTGATATCCTTCCTGAAAACCTCGGGACTTGCGGAAAGTTTGAGGAGAAGCAAATTGGGGGAGAGCGCTACAACATTTTCGAAGAGTGTCCCAAGGCCAAAACATGCACGCTAGTCCTTCGTGGTGGTGCAGAGCAATTTATCGAGGAAGTTGAACGTAGTCTGCACGATGCAATTATGGTTGTCCGCCGTGCTGTCAAAAACAGTGAAATTgtcgctggtggaggcgctATAGAGGTAGGCGGTTTATGAATGTCCGGACGTGGCACTAATACAGGATAGATGGAACTGTCTGCGTACATCCGAGACGTATCCCGATCCCTACCCAATAAGCATCAGCTCATCCTTGCTGCTTTCGCACGCGCTCTCGAAATTATTCCGAGGCAAATATGTGAAAACGCTGGCCTCGACTCCACCGACGTATTGAACAAGCTACGCATGCGCCATGCAACCGGACGTAATTCCAAGGATCATCCTCAACTAAATGAGAATTTATGGGCTGGTGTTGATGTTGATAGCGACGAGGGCGTACGAGACAACCTGGCTGGATTCGTTTGGGAGCCTTCGTTGATCAAAATCAATGCGATTGGTAGTGCATGCGAGGCAGCATGTTTGATCCTTAGTGTTGATGAGACTGTTAAGAATCCTCAGAGTGAACAAGTGAGTATCACAGCCACACACGCATTCGGTGTACTGAATGGAATGCATAGCCAAATCCTGGACCAAGGGCCCCACCAGGCGCAGCTCAGCGCGCGCTCCGTCCCCGTGGGCGGGGAGCGGGTCGTAGATGATACTTAAAAGTATAATGTAACGATTTATTGTGGCTTGTATAATGCTAGTGGTTG
Coding sequences within it:
- a CDS encoding TCP-1/cpn60 chaperonin family (T-complex protein 1); the encoded protein is MQRGLPMQPTVILLKEGTDTSQGKGQLLSNISACLAVADTLSSTLGPRGMDKLIVSDRGEAEITNDGATILKLLDIVHPAAKTLVDIARAQDAEVGDGTTSVVLLAAQILKESRSYIEEGVSPHIIIKGLRKAAQLAIDRIKEVQIVIDKSDPAKYDDLLIKCASTSMSSKLIHSQKPFFSRMVVDAVKCLDQNDLDESLIGVKKVPGGGLQDSLLVRGVAFKKTFTYAGAEQQPKMFANPKIVCLNVELELKAEKDNAEVRVEAVSDYQAIVDAEWQIIYDKLDRIHKTGAQVVLSKLPIGDLATQWFADRGVFCAGRVPADDLRRVTQAVGGTVQSTTSDILPENLGTCGKFEEKQIGGERYNIFEECPKAKTCTLVLRGGAEQFIEEVERSLHDAIMVVRRAVKNSEIVAGGGAIEMELSAYIRDVSRSLPNKHQLILAAFARALEIIPRQICENAGLDSTDVLNKLRMRHATGRNSKDHPQLNENLWAGVDVDSDEGVRDNLAGFVWEPSLIKINAIGSACEAACLILSVDETVKNPQSEQPNPGPRAPPGAAQRALRPRGRGAGRR
- a CDS encoding RNA polymerase II transcriptional coactivator SUB1, translated to MPAKRTRKDESGEESSTEEAPVLKKKPASGTVTVPIPDKHTDAEGNTYFEISGKRRVTVRSFNGLKLVDVREMYTDKASGELKPGKKGISLSEEQASPSSTLSSPGLTNLSLWAFSRAIKTTRTVKTTTKTSSSKEPKESKPTSKSKPASKKKARKAESEEEEEEEKEKEEED
- a CDS encoding ATP(GTP)-binding protein Fet5, with amino-acid sequence MPFGEIIIGSPGSGKSTYAFGKQQLLTALQRPIAVVNLDPANDHVPYKCDIDIASLISLQDAMDEHGLGPNGGMLYCMEYLEANFDWLEEQLQSQNLLNGDSYVVFDVPGQVELSSDHGSLKSIVGKLEKLGFRLAAVHLCDAYYVTDAAKYVSVLLLSLRTMLHMGLPHVNVLSKLDLLSRYGELDFNLDFYTEVQDLSYLQNVLSSSHPRFSALNEAICGLVEDFSLVAFETLAVEDKQSMLHLTRTIDRILGYVFVQAPQTDGNAPQGHTGEMGRSREEYDAWESREWRKEGEEATRREGQNK